In Pelosinus sp. UFO1, one genomic interval encodes:
- a CDS encoding mechanosensitive ion channel family protein produces the protein MFEFFTEIGNRIINGGFKMHLVIFFISLALGIIILRLVFSKLLKIIANKTKISYPLLQQTFRGIPTLLGILIGLYAVMEILTIPPRPLLFVQNLFHSIVILSLTLMVAHLGSGYLKHKLGKTSKNFASTSIIVTAIDLTVYAIGILILLESFGVSISPLITALGVGGLATALALQDTLANLFSGINILVSKQIKMGDFVKLSTGEEGHVVDMNWRNTTIKTPTENMAVVPNKTIASAIITNYAQPFAECSISIPIGVSYESDLDHVEEVTAAVAKEILQETEGGVENFEPFVRYGSFAGSSINFNVIMRVKTVTDQHLVRHEFIKRIYKRYQQEGIIIPVQK, from the coding sequence ATGTTCGAATTTTTTACTGAAATAGGAAATAGAATTATAAATGGTGGCTTCAAAATGCATTTGGTAATTTTCTTCATTAGTTTAGCGTTAGGCATCATCATACTACGGTTGGTATTTTCTAAATTGCTCAAAATAATCGCAAATAAAACAAAAATTTCTTATCCCTTGCTGCAGCAAACATTTCGGGGAATACCTACCTTGCTGGGCATTCTCATTGGCCTTTATGCTGTCATGGAAATCCTAACAATTCCGCCGAGACCGCTACTTTTTGTCCAAAATTTGTTCCATTCTATTGTCATTTTGTCCCTGACCCTCATGGTTGCCCATTTGGGTTCCGGCTATCTTAAACATAAGCTCGGGAAAACATCCAAAAACTTCGCTTCCACTTCGATCATAGTCACGGCAATCGATTTGACTGTTTATGCCATCGGCATATTGATTTTGCTTGAATCTTTTGGAGTTTCGATATCTCCGTTGATCACTGCTTTGGGTGTTGGTGGTTTGGCTACAGCTTTGGCACTGCAGGACACGTTGGCGAATTTATTTTCCGGCATCAACATTCTGGTATCCAAACAAATCAAGATGGGTGACTTCGTTAAACTGTCCACCGGCGAAGAGGGGCATGTAGTGGACATGAACTGGCGCAATACCACAATAAAAACTCCTACTGAGAACATGGCGGTCGTACCCAACAAAACAATTGCCTCAGCTATAATCACCAATTATGCCCAGCCCTTTGCTGAATGTTCTATCTCCATCCCCATAGGAGTCAGTTATGAAAGTGATTTAGATCATGTGGAAGAAGTTACTGCTGCGGTTGCAAAAGAAATTCTCCAAGAAACTGAGGGAGGCGTCGAAAATTTTGAACCCTTTGTTCGGTATGGCAGTTTCGCCGGTTCCAGTATTAACTTCAATGTTATCATGCGGGTAAAGACCGTAACGGACCAACACCTTGTTCGCCACGAATTCATCAAGAGAATTTATAAGCGTTACCAGCAGGAGGGAATAATAATCCCGGTACAGAAATGA